Proteins encoded together in one Ptychodera flava strain L36383 unplaced genomic scaffold, AS_Pfla_20210202 Scaffold_59__1_contigs__length_806204_pilon, whole genome shotgun sequence window:
- the LOC139128554 gene encoding transmembrane protein 145-like has product MKSTSLTFGSIWMLGCILVIQMFLIAPGDAKIIQGRMKTASNFNFIDRFCFQPNEKGTLHYEIKYKAENCCYKLLMFNDEPDQWPYIRQHEDTLTCGDKKEAIPGTHNSKLTLTDGYNGCKKVTDSDGIEWIHCVGGRSFQTPRARWWYLVMSNCYSDVAMDFDYNITMTNGVKLWDKHFSADERYILETNLVFMVLYFFLSVITIRFSKILSERRFLHSTYKLFAFSVLAEFSSLFLMTIAYGMYGKTGLPYPGLEMFANLIESAGILVFILTIILLAKDLRSQEVN; this is encoded by the exons ATGAAGTCGACAAGTTTGACGTTTGGTAGCATTTGGATGCTAGGTTGTATCCTAGTAATTCAGATGTTTCTCATCGCCCCCGGTGATGCAAAAATCATCCAAGGGCGTATGAAAACGGCTTCG AACTTCAATTTCATTGATAGGTTTTGTTTCCAGCCGAATGAAAAGGGAACACTCCACTATGAAATTAAGTACAAAGCC GAAAACTGTTGTTACAAGTTACTGATGTTTAATGATGAACCTGACCAATGGCCGTATATCCGACAACATGAAGATACCTTG ACTTGTGGTGATAAGAAGGAAGCAATTCCAGGGACTCACAATTCCAAGCTGACATTGACTGATGGGTATAATGGATGCAAGAAAGTGACTGACTCCGATGGCATTGAG TGGATACACTGTGTTGGAGGTCGCTCCTTTCAAACACCCCGTGCACGTTGGTGGTACTTGGTGATGAGTAACTGTTATTCTGATGTAGCTATGGACTTTGATTATAACATTACTATGACCAACGGTGTCAAGTTGTGGGATAAACACTTCTCAGCTGATGAAAGAT ATATTCTGGAAACCAATTTGGTGTTTATGGTTTTGTATTTCTTCCTGTCTGTGATCACCATCCGATTTTCCA AGATTCTGTCAGAACGGAGATTTCTACACTCGACATACAAGTTGTTTGCCTTCTCAGTATTGGCAGAATTTTCCAGTTTGTTTCTAATGACAATTGCATACGGCATGTACGGAAAGACCGGTTTACCGTATCCTGGATTGGAAATGTTTG CAAACTTGATTGAATCAGCAGGAATTCTGGTCTTCATCTTGACGATCATTTTGTTGGCAAAGGATTTACGATCACAAG AGGTAAACTGA